AAATCGTGTTTTTCTGATATTGGTTGTTATTTAATGCCTCACCCTGGTCTAAATGTTGCTACTAATCCCAACTTTGATGGAAAACTATCTGGTAATAAAAATTGCaactaaaataacatttaatgaaataaaatattatttttttatcaatattattgtttagataTTGAAccagagtttaaaaaaaaccttataacTCTAATACCGATGTTGTTAAGTCCAAAccagttaattttaaaagaaattggtggacaaaaaataaaagcaaaagAGTTGGTCCATTATTTCAAAGCATATATTAAACTGTGTACTGGAGCAGAACTTCCAGAACCAAAATCTATGTTTGATGTAAGTTTAagtaaatgcctataaaaagtaagataaaaaaccataattgtaataattttatgttagaCCACAGCTGAAGCTAACAATTTATCCGCTGTCGCATCTGCTCGAGAAGTGTATCGCTCTATGATGGATACTATTTGTGGTGGTAACAGACCATATTTAAATTCTAACTCACTAGACGTTGAACACTTTAAAAACAAAGATATTGCAATAGAACAATTCATcgctaaaagaaaaatgggtGGTGATGAATTTTCGGAatcttacaaatttaaattagaaaatgtaagacaatataatttattattgtacattatacactatttataagttattactttatatcattaaacttataaatcctaaataatttttaggatATCGATGAAGacttcttaaaatttaaatcacaaaatGAAAGCAAGAACGTATTTAAATCTGCACGTACACCAGCAGTATTCTTTTCAGTTGCAGTTGTTTGTTATTTCATATCTGGATTATTTAACTTCTTTGGAATATACTCTGTAGCCAGTGGTATTAACTTAATAATGGGTCTTGCTCTTCTAATTCTTATATTATGGTCATATATAAGgcaagtatattaattatttaaatatttattatttgtagcttaaaaaatgtgtacttattaggtgttttcaattaatatttaatacccagACAAAATGTatcgtacattttatttaaatgaattcaaAATTGTGTCCTTCAGCTTATATACAGTGGTTTcgaaatttttgaaaacatcTTTGAATTTGAGCCAAAGCTTTTTATagcttttagtttttaattcttcCCGTTGAATTATGAATGGTCTGATTATAATCCTCGAATATGACAATTAAACTTAGGTTTTGACTTCATATCTATATATCCATGTTTTAGCACccgtaataattaattttattatatttgggtctcaaattcaaattttcatttCCAAACACTTCAACGCAAttttggtatttaatttttggacACCACTTTCATACTCAATTCATCTGTTAAAATTGAATGACAAGAACCAATTATTTGCCAACTTAATGAACTACTTTTCTGACAGTTAACCTTTGATCAGTCAATAGTTACAGTCTTATAAAACAAGTTTAAAAAGCTAACTTATCAAGTCAAAAGTTTCCGTAGATTATTAtcgattttaaacaaaattattatataggtgtagtaCCTTAATATCATGAAActggttttataaaatacttctAACTTTAAATACAATCTGTCTACAACTGGTTTgagaaaataacatttaatgtttaCCAAAATACTGGAAGTTATGTCTAGATTATTTTGGTACTGATAAAGTttgtttgtaaacattttagtattCATTGAACATATCCTGTCTAACTTACTttatccatacaatttttacCTATTGTTTAAAGAAAGAATGTGAAAGAAGAATAATTAATCAATGCTTGTGAttcatgaattttaatattttgttgagtCTTTATTACCACTCATgcttatagtattaaaataaatatttttaattttgtattctatACAGGTATAGTGGAGTACATAGTGAACTAGGATCAACTATTGATGATGCTGCTAATATTATGTGGGACAATGTTAGTATTTCTATTAatcatttaaacatatattatcgttgttaattatttgaaatttttttagtttttgaagcCAACCTATgaaatttttcttcaaaaaggTTTAGAACAGGCCACTAACCAAGCTATCAACATAGCGGTGAATAACACAACATCTCCTATTACTGGTGTTCAGTCGCCATTTGTAAAAAGGCCAATGCAAAGGATGAATTCCCATATCGAGATGAATGACAGGTTTAAAcagacatgatataatattgccTCGTGGCGTTAAGTCGTATCATAAATGGCACACATATGTCAACTTTctgtgattatatatattattttttttttatatatatataaaatgttatacctatctaCTTGTATGTTAAATTCATTATGTttatcatcatttttaaatgttaatgtgtattaatagttaatactatttattgtgttgaatacataaatattgtttcattatttttcaagcaaataatacattttgtttcaagGAAATTTCTACCCTAGatctattttaacaatacaaaaaatagtaaCACTTTTATTACGTAACatctagttttaattattttattaaaacattttgtatcaTTTAATAGACATATTCAATtcaacaatcatttttatattatctgatcttgataatttttaat
This portion of the Acyrthosiphon pisum isolate AL4f chromosome A1, pea_aphid_22Mar2018_4r6ur, whole genome shotgun sequence genome encodes:
- the LOC100570526 gene encoding atlastin produces the protein MAEVQDATNVGKPVPIVLAEEDHQFVLDEEALESILLKDDIKDRNVVVVSVAGSYRKGKSFLMDFVLRYMKATYHLNLINEDAHWIGSDDKPLDGFSWRGGSDRDTTGILMWSEVFKATLNDGEKVAIVLLDTQGTFDSESTVKDCATVFALSTLLSSIQIYNLKFNIQEDDLQHLQLFTEYGRLALEDSGTKPFQKLQFLVRDWSFPYEAEYGAEGGKKILDKRLQISDKQHPEHQSLRKHIKSCFSDIGCYLMPHPGLNVATNPNFDGKLSDIEPEFKKNLITLIPMLLSPNQLILKEIGGQKIKAKELVHYFKAYIKLCTGAELPEPKSMFDTTAEANNLSAVASAREVYRSMMDTICGGNRPYLNSNSLDVEHFKNKDIAIEQFIAKRKMGGDEFSESYKFKLENDIDEDFLKFKSQNESKNVFKSARTPAVFFSVAVVCYFISGLFNFFGIYSVASGINLIMGLALLILILWSYIRYSGVHSELGSTIDDAANIMWDNFLKPTYEIFLQKGLEQATNQAINIAVNNTTSPITGVQSPFVKRPMQRMNSHIEMNDRFKQT